One stretch of Chroococcidiopsis sp. SAG 2025 DNA includes these proteins:
- a CDS encoding filamentous hemagglutinin N-terminal domain-containing protein yields MIIICSKWSETIRLGSCLAIGVALACTVDSASAQITPDNTMGTENSTVTSTGEVDAINGGAIRDTNLFHSFQEFNVNEGRAAVFTNPNGIENILTRVTGANPSNILGTLGVAGNANLFLLNPNGIIFGANARLNVGGSFVATTANAVGFGDRGVFSATNPSNPGLLTVNPSALLFNQIRAASIQNNSVAPAGTDPAGFDAIGLRVPDGKSLLLVGGNVSMDGGELNAYSGRVELGGLSESGTVELDVGGDRLSLLFPENVARADVSLTNRAAIYVEGTGGGSIAVNARNLNVLERSVLKAGIGSGLESVDTVAQDITLNTTGEIKVANSFLRNRVESNAIGNAGNIIISTGSFSLTNGAQVQSVNLGQGNAGNVRILASGNISIDGAGADNYGSAVFTSVGPTGIGNGGDIYIQSSSLSLTNGGELVAGIFQGGQGNSGNVTVNVKNSINISGVNTKDGSSSGLFTDPEDNSQGQGGEIFLSADALKISDGGILSARTRNAFRGGNIIVNVNSLDLTGGGQILAAAFDKGNAGDITIDATKGITISGSDPTFDARLAQFGRPFVDPINSLSGVFANTDANSTGQGGSIKITTGQLQVQNQAQVTVSSAGIGVAGELDIAANSVRLNNGSITAQTRSGNGGDLTLDVQDLLLLRNSSQISTTAGTAQQFGEGGNIAINAPNGFIVAFPRENSDITANAFTGRGGRIEINAQSIFGIQPRSRLTLQNDITASSELGLSGTLEINIPDIDPNNGLVNLPSVPVDTQVAQTCTPGGTQNQSEFIVTGRGGLPPNPTEVLSSDAISIDWVALQPIIENQSSPTPATSSTAPSPAPIVEASGWRFDRQGKVILTASNVPAQRHNSWQSSARCNLD; encoded by the coding sequence ATGATAATTATCTGCTCTAAGTGGAGTGAAACAATCAGACTGGGAAGTTGTCTGGCGATAGGAGTAGCACTAGCTTGCACAGTAGATAGTGCTAGCGCCCAGATTACTCCAGATAACACGATGGGCACAGAAAATTCCACCGTCACATCCACAGGTGAGGTGGATGCGATAAATGGCGGTGCAATTAGAGACACAAACCTGTTTCACAGTTTTCAGGAATTCAACGTGAATGAAGGACGAGCTGCCGTTTTCACGAATCCAAATGGAATTGAGAATATTTTAACTAGAGTTACGGGGGCTAACCCGTCCAATATTCTCGGAACGCTGGGTGTAGCGGGCAATGCCAACTTGTTTTTGCTCAATCCTAATGGAATCATTTTTGGCGCAAATGCCCGTCTAAATGTTGGTGGTTCGTTTGTCGCTACCACAGCTAATGCAGTAGGATTTGGCGATCGCGGTGTTTTTAGCGCCACAAATCCGAGCAATCCTGGACTACTGACGGTTAACCCTTCAGCTTTACTGTTTAATCAAATTCGTGCCGCATCTATTCAAAATAACTCAGTAGCGCCAGCGGGAACAGATCCAGCAGGCTTTGATGCAATTGGTTTACGAGTACCAGATGGTAAAAGTTTACTGCTGGTGGGTGGTAACGTCAGCATGGATGGGGGAGAATTAAATGCTTATAGTGGACGAGTTGAATTAGGCGGATTGAGCGAATCTGGTACTGTAGAGCTGGATGTAGGTGGCGATCGTCTCAGCTTGCTATTTCCTGAGAATGTGGCGCGAGCAGATGTATCCCTGACTAATCGAGCAGCTATATATGTAGAAGGGACTGGAGGCGGTAGTATAGCAGTCAACGCTCGGAATCTAAATGTTTTGGAAAGAAGTGTGCTAAAAGCTGGCATTGGGTCAGGTTTAGAGTCAGTTGACACTGTTGCACAAGACATTACGCTCAATACCACAGGGGAAATAAAAGTTGCCAATAGCTTTCTCAGAAATAGAGTAGAATCAAACGCAATCGGCAATGCAGGTAACATTATTATCTCAACTGGTTCCTTTTCTTTAACTAATGGCGCTCAAGTGCAAAGCGTCAATCTTGGACAAGGAAATGCAGGGAATGTGAGGATTCTAGCCAGTGGAAACATCTCCATTGATGGGGCAGGAGCAGATAACTATGGTAGTGCTGTATTTACTTCAGTGGGTCCAACAGGCATTGGTAATGGTGGTGATATTTACATTCAAAGTAGCTCCCTTTCTTTAACTAATGGAGGCGAATTGGTTGCTGGCATATTTCAAGGTGGACAGGGGAACTCAGGAAATGTAACGGTCAATGTTAAAAATTCTATTAACATTTCTGGGGTTAATACAAAGGACGGCTCCTCTAGTGGATTGTTTACCGATCCCGAAGATAACAGTCAAGGTCAGGGTGGTGAGATTTTCCTCAGTGCTGATGCATTAAAGATATCCGATGGAGGGATTTTAAGTGCAAGAACGAGGAATGCTTTTAGGGGTGGTAATATCATCGTTAACGTTAATAGCCTCGATCTAACTGGTGGCGGACAAATCCTGGCGGCAGCTTTCGACAAAGGTAATGCAGGTGACATCACGATCGATGCTACCAAAGGCATTACCATTTCTGGCAGTGACCCCACGTTTGATGCCCGACTTGCTCAATTTGGGAGACCATTTGTAGATCCAATTAATTCTTTGAGTGGCGTGTTTGCTAACACAGATGCTAACTCCACAGGTCAGGGGGGGAGCATTAAGATTACAACTGGGCAGCTACAAGTTCAAAATCAAGCACAAGTCACAGTTAGTAGTGCTGGTATTGGTGTAGCTGGTGAACTTGATATCGCTGCTAACTCTGTGAGACTCAACAACGGCAGTATTACAGCACAAACTCGCTCTGGTAACGGGGGCGATTTGACGCTTGACGTTCAAGACTTGTTGTTGTTGCGTAATAGTAGCCAAATCTCCACCACCGCAGGCACTGCACAGCAGTTTGGAGAGGGTGGTAACATCGCCATCAATGCCCCGAATGGCTTCATCGTTGCCTTTCCAAGAGAAAACAGCGATATTACTGCGAATGCCTTTACAGGCAGAGGTGGTCGAATTGAAATTAATGCTCAAAGTATCTTCGGAATTCAGCCTCGCTCTCGATTGACACTACAAAATGATATTACAGCCAGTTCTGAACTTGGACTTAGTGGTACGCTGGAAATTAATATCCCCGATATCGATCCCAACAACGGCTTAGTTAACTTGCCATCAGTTCCAGTCGACACCCAAGTAGCGCAGACTTGTACTCCTGGTGGCACTCAAAATCAAAGCGAATTTATCGTCACTGGTCGCGGTGGCTTGCCGCCTAATCCTACAGAAGTACTCAGTAGTGATGCGATTTCTATCGATTGGGTCGCACTTCAACCCATAATAGAAAATCAATCTAGTCCAACTCCAGCCACTAGTTCAACTGCACCATCACCAGCACCGATTGTAGAAGCTAGTGGGTGGAGATTCGATCGCCAGGGCAAAGTCATTCTGACTGCTTCTAATGTTCCCGCACAACGCCATAACTCCTGGCAGTCTTCTGCTAGGTGCAATCTGGATTAA
- a CDS encoding CHAT domain-containing protein has translation MFPHNAITPGSLLLGAIWIKWEEVARSLYQFNQLWNSFSIRCSNSRNMARKPHVFFNAVQPLWKANHLGKSWLNQFLLVLMSAFLCIILSLIFPNPAVYSTVPSGQSSSVQTQNLVQQGKNFYDAGRFAQAVKVLQQATNAFEANGDKLNQAIALSNLSLAYQQLGQLPPAEGAIAKSLKLLQTEQNIGTAKEQMQILAQALDVRGSLELTRGQSETALATWQQAFNLYAKLEYSDGLTRNQINQAQAQQALGHYRQARKTLDRIKQTLEKQPDSALKATGLRSLGNVLRVIGDFNASRQVLEQSLAIARRMGKANATGIPSAQAISDTLLSLGNTARAQQDIPAALVFYQQAASASTSPNTRIGAQLNHLSLLLETKKWDDARELYPQIQPSIANSPPSRTAIYDAINFAQSLTQLKQHDTTIAVSWQDIARLLAASVRQATDLKDQRAISYALGNLGKLYEQTQQWNEAEDLTKQALSATQNLQANASDVTYLWQWQLGRLLKNQGNITGAIAAYTEAVDNLKLLRRDLVGINPDLQFSFRDEVEPVYRQLVDLLLQSEGGYNPSPEDLQKNLQSARTTIESLQLAELENFFHSACLDAKPESIDLVVDNGDRTAAVIYPIILPDRLEVILKLPKSKNLRHYTTKKSQVEVEQTLKLLQQYLKEPDRTNDVQKLSQQLNSWLIQPLEVELENMQITKLVFVLDGALRNVPMGVLYNDKQQKYLVEKYAIALTPGLQLLDPTPLQRQRLSALTAGVSQFREVEGRKFPQLPNVLYELKQIKAEVPNSKELLNQSFVKSNIQNQINSNPFTVVHMATHGQFSSNLEDTYILTWKELLKIDELDNLLRTSDTSRYSPIELLVLSACETAAGDNRATLGIAGIAVRAGARSTLATLWAVDDRSTAQLMSEFYRQLADPNLTKAEALQKAQLALWNDKTQDWKRPYFWAAYVLVGNWL, from the coding sequence ATGTTCCCGCACAACGCCATAACTCCTGGCAGTCTTCTGCTAGGTGCAATCTGGATTAAATGGGAAGAAGTAGCGCGATCGCTTTACCAATTCAATCAACTGTGGAATTCTTTTAGTATCCGTTGCTCCAACAGCAGGAACATGGCAAGAAAACCTCATGTATTTTTTAACGCAGTACAACCCTTGTGGAAGGCGAATCACTTAGGTAAGAGTTGGCTCAACCAGTTTCTCCTGGTACTGATGAGTGCGTTCCTATGTATAATCTTATCCTTAATTTTTCCCAATCCTGCTGTTTACTCTACTGTCCCCAGCGGGCAAAGTAGCTCCGTTCAAACACAGAACCTAGTACAACAGGGCAAAAACTTCTACGATGCCGGACGGTTTGCCCAAGCAGTCAAGGTTTTGCAACAGGCTACAAATGCCTTTGAAGCGAATGGGGATAAATTGAACCAAGCTATAGCTTTGAGCAATCTTTCCCTAGCCTATCAGCAACTCGGACAGCTACCCCCAGCTGAAGGTGCGATCGCTAAGAGTCTTAAACTATTACAAACCGAGCAAAATATCGGTACTGCCAAAGAGCAAATGCAAATCCTTGCTCAAGCTCTAGATGTCCGAGGTAGCTTAGAATTAACACGAGGACAATCTGAAACAGCCTTGGCTACCTGGCAACAAGCATTTAATCTCTACGCCAAGCTTGAATATAGCGATGGGCTAACTCGTAACCAAATCAATCAAGCCCAAGCCCAACAAGCTTTGGGGCATTATCGTCAGGCTCGAAAGACACTAGATCGGATAAAACAAACTCTGGAAAAGCAGCCAGACTCCGCTCTTAAGGCGACGGGACTACGCAGCCTCGGCAATGTCTTGCGAGTTATTGGTGATTTTAACGCCTCTCGCCAAGTTTTAGAGCAAAGTTTAGCAATAGCAAGGCGAATGGGCAAAGCAAATGCTACAGGAATACCATCTGCTCAAGCTATCAGCGATACTTTGTTGAGTTTGGGTAATACAGCCCGCGCCCAGCAAGACATTCCAGCTGCTCTAGTATTTTACCAACAAGCTGCTAGTGCATCTACTTCACCCAATACGCGCATAGGGGCGCAGTTGAATCACTTGAGTCTATTGCTAGAAACCAAGAAATGGGATGATGCTAGAGAACTCTATCCCCAAATCCAACCTTCTATTGCCAACTCACCGCCCAGCCGGACAGCAATCTACGATGCGATAAATTTTGCCCAAAGTCTGACACAACTAAAGCAGCATGACACCACGATCGCTGTTTCATGGCAAGATATTGCTCGGTTGCTAGCTGCATCAGTCCGACAAGCAACAGATTTAAAAGACCAGCGAGCAATTAGTTATGCTCTAGGAAATCTGGGCAAATTGTACGAACAAACTCAACAGTGGAATGAAGCGGAAGATCTCACCAAGCAAGCTTTATCCGCGACACAAAATCTTCAAGCTAATGCCTCAGACGTTACTTATCTATGGCAGTGGCAGTTGGGACGCTTATTAAAAAATCAAGGAAATATCACAGGAGCGATCGCTGCTTATACGGAAGCAGTTGATAACTTAAAACTTCTCCGCCGCGATTTGGTTGGGATAAATCCCGATCTCCAATTTTCCTTTCGAGATGAAGTCGAACCCGTTTATCGTCAACTCGTCGATCTGCTGTTGCAATCCGAGGGAGGCTATAATCCCAGTCCTGAAGATCTCCAGAAAAATCTTCAGTCAGCTCGAACGACAATTGAATCATTACAATTGGCAGAACTAGAGAACTTTTTTCACTCTGCCTGTTTAGATGCGAAGCCAGAGTCGATCGATCTGGTTGTTGACAATGGCGATCGCACGGCAGCAGTTATTTATCCAATTATTTTGCCCGATCGCCTAGAAGTCATTCTCAAACTGCCAAAGTCGAAAAATCTTCGTCACTACACGACGAAAAAATCTCAAGTCGAAGTAGAACAAACACTAAAATTGCTGCAGCAATACCTCAAAGAACCCGATCGCACAAATGACGTGCAAAAATTGTCCCAGCAGTTAAATAGCTGGTTAATTCAACCGCTTGAGGTTGAGTTAGAAAATATGCAGATAACAAAACTAGTATTTGTCTTAGATGGCGCTTTGCGAAATGTACCGATGGGGGTTCTCTATAACGACAAACAACAAAAATATCTTGTAGAAAAGTATGCGATCGCTTTAACTCCAGGTCTGCAATTGCTAGATCCCACACCTTTGCAACGGCAAAGATTAAGTGCCTTAACTGCTGGGGTGAGTCAGTTTAGGGAAGTTGAAGGCAGAAAGTTTCCTCAGCTGCCAAATGTGTTATATGAATTAAAGCAAATTAAGGCAGAAGTGCCTAACAGCAAGGAACTTCTGAATCAAAGTTTTGTTAAATCGAATATTCAAAATCAAATTAACTCAAATCCCTTTACCGTAGTTCACATGGCAACTCACGGTCAATTCAGTTCCAACCTAGAGGACACTTATATTCTCACTTGGAAAGAACTCCTGAAGATCGACGAGTTAGATAATTTACTCAGAACTAGCGACACTAGCAGGTATAGCCCGATTGAATTACTAGTTCTGAGTGCGTGTGAAACAGCTGCTGGGGACAATCGCGCTACTTTGGGAATCGCAGGTATAGCTGTGCGGGCAGGGGCGCGCAGTACGCTAGCAACGTTGTGGGCAGTAGACGATCGCTCTACTGCCCAGCTGATGAGTGAATTCTACCGCCAGTTAGCCGATCCCAATTTGACTAAGGCTGAGGCACTCCAGAAAGCTCAACTAGCTTTGTGGAACGATAAGACACAAGACTGGAAACGTCCTTATTTCTGGGCAGCTTACGTTTTAGTAGGCAATTGGCTTTAA
- a CDS encoding IS982 family transposase — MSSLEELFCAVDDFCQAFEPRWQQQLLHDGLRRRSRTRQLCLSEIMTILIAFHQSHYRNFKAFYVQQVSLHWHKEFPRLVSYNRFVEWIPSTLLPLSVYLYSCFGRCSGISLMDSTSVRVCHNRRIQQHRVFANLASRGKTSVDWFFGFKLHLVFNDCGELLNMTLTPGNTDERRPVFKLLRRLFGKVVADKGYISQTLFERLLRECGIQLLTKPRRNMRNRLMPLMDKLLSRKRAIVETIIDQLKNISQIEHSRHRSPLNFLVNLVCGLIAYCHQPKKPSLRLDGFFLPAA; from the coding sequence ATGTCCAGTTTAGAAGAACTGTTTTGCGCGGTAGATGACTTTTGCCAAGCATTTGAACCACGATGGCAGCAACAACTACTGCATGATGGTTTACGTCGGCGCAGTCGTACACGCCAATTGTGCCTTAGCGAAATCATGACAATCCTGATTGCCTTCCACCAATCGCATTATCGTAACTTCAAAGCCTTTTACGTTCAGCAAGTTAGCTTGCATTGGCACAAAGAGTTTCCCAGGCTAGTGAGCTACAATCGCTTTGTGGAGTGGATACCATCGACATTGTTGCCTTTGAGCGTTTATTTGTACAGTTGCTTTGGGCGTTGTAGTGGTATTTCGTTGATGGACTCTACGAGTGTGCGCGTTTGCCACAATCGTCGAATTCAGCAGCATCGGGTATTTGCTAATTTAGCTTCTCGTGGAAAAACTTCCGTAGATTGGTTTTTTGGCTTCAAGTTGCACTTGGTCTTCAACGATTGTGGAGAGTTGTTGAACATGACGCTGACACCAGGAAATACTGATGAGCGACGACCAGTGTTCAAGCTACTGCGGCGCTTGTTTGGTAAGGTGGTGGCTGATAAGGGCTATATTTCTCAGACATTGTTTGAGCGATTGTTACGCGAGTGCGGAATTCAGTTGCTTACCAAACCACGGCGCAATATGCGTAATCGATTGATGCCATTGATGGACAAGCTACTCTCCCGTAAACGTGCCATCGTCGAAACTATTATTGACCAGTTAAAGAATATTTCTCAAATCGAACATTCTCGCCATCGTAGCCCGCTCAATTTCCTGGTCAATTTGGTTTGTGGTTTGATTGCTTATTGCCATCAGCCTAAGAAACCCTCTCTGCGTTTAGATGGCTTTTTTCTCCCTGCTGCTTAA
- a CDS encoding 50S ribosomal protein L11 methyltransferase, translating into MKFDFNSANYYGIEDVWLPLSEGILDWNKDSHQLMLNDELRMNSFKRAIQEVIQPGMIVIDVGTGTGILGLWALEAGAKHLYAIEMNSEILPVVVRNFEREFPGKYEVFNKISYNLELPTRGDVIISEILGNLGDNEDCVPILTDARHRFLREGGIMLPSKVCSKLVPIDSLKVHQQVQSRNVKSISGYTIETLLQRLAITNQFDLYYDAILPNTSHLSTPQVAKEFRFDGSDRDTYEISLIFTVEVDGIFTGLKGSFVAQLSDSVILDISKSDDFSSVRWKHAYLPIETPIEVKRGDKICLAFSRFCSSGGLPFAQVYKESVRTEISLFLIENSTSHLFLKT; encoded by the coding sequence ATGAAATTCGATTTTAATTCGGCTAACTACTATGGCATTGAAGATGTCTGGCTCCCCCTGTCTGAAGGGATATTGGACTGGAATAAAGATTCCCACCAATTAATGCTAAACGACGAACTCAGGATGAATTCCTTTAAAAGGGCTATTCAGGAGGTGATCCAGCCAGGAATGATAGTTATAGATGTAGGAACGGGTACGGGAATTTTAGGATTATGGGCATTAGAAGCAGGAGCCAAACATCTATACGCCATTGAAATGAATTCTGAAATACTTCCTGTTGTCGTCCGAAATTTTGAAAGAGAATTTCCCGGTAAGTATGAGGTTTTTAACAAGATTTCCTATAACTTAGAGCTACCAACAAGGGGAGATGTAATCATTTCTGAAATTCTGGGGAATCTGGGGGACAATGAGGACTGCGTGCCAATCTTAACAGATGCGCGTCATCGCTTTCTAAGAGAAGGCGGAATAATGTTGCCGTCTAAAGTATGTAGTAAATTAGTACCGATTGACTCGCTCAAAGTGCACCAGCAAGTCCAGTCAAGAAATGTAAAAAGCATTTCAGGCTATACCATAGAAACCCTCTTACAAAGACTTGCAATTACGAACCAGTTCGACCTCTACTATGATGCAATCCTACCAAATACAAGTCACCTGAGTACCCCCCAAGTAGCCAAAGAATTTAGATTCGATGGAAGCGATCGAGATACTTACGAAATCTCTCTTATTTTCACTGTAGAAGTAGATGGTATTTTCACTGGATTAAAAGGTAGTTTCGTCGCTCAACTTTCGGATTCAGTCATTTTAGATATATCGAAGAGCGACGATTTTTCCTCAGTCAGATGGAAACACGCATATCTGCCGATAGAAACTCCGATAGAGGTTAAACGTGGCGATAAAATTTGTCTTGCTTTTAGTCGCTTCTGTTCTAGCGGAGGTTTACCATTTGCACAAGTTTATAAGGAAAGTGTCAGAACTGAGATCTCACTATTTCTTATTGAGAATTCGACTTCACATCTTTTCCTAAAAACTTAA
- a CDS encoding IS1182 family transposase has protein sequence MLQPQTSPVPEQTVRVARAAFPKGNLYITMRDEIGTLYNDRDFETLFPTHGQPAFSPWRLVLICVMQFMEELSDRQAAEAVRSRIDWKYVLALELTDPGFDFSVLCEFRARLIAGGSEQQLLDTLLKQFKERGWLKARGKQRTDSTHVLASIRTLNRLESVGETLRAALNTLATVAADWLCSWIPQEWFDRYGHAVDEYRLPKGIAARKEYAQTIGCDGMHLLIAIYDDETTPQWLRQIPVVEILRQTWVHQYYMENGQVCWREKADLPPAGNRFDSPYDPDARYGNKRSTTWTGYKVHITETCDVDEVHLITNVETTHAHLSDVEQTEPIHEALSAKALLPTEHIVDAGYVDGELLISSKVEHGVDLIGPVRPNTSWQAKISGGYDNSQFIVNWDAHTVTCPQGQTSTTWTPSDDKWGNAGINVKFSRPVCRVCNSRSLCTGSKTDPRFIRLRPQAEHQAIQSIRQQQQTAEWKQRYNRRAGVEGTISQGIRSFGLRRARYIGLAKARLQHIMTAVAINLVRVVAWLRGIPHAKTRTSRFAALAPT, from the coding sequence GTGCTTCAACCTCAAACCAGCCCTGTTCCAGAACAAACGGTGCGTGTCGCTCGCGCTGCCTTTCCCAAAGGTAATCTCTACATCACCATGCGCGACGAAATAGGAACTCTCTATAATGATCGAGATTTTGAAACATTGTTTCCCACACATGGGCAACCAGCTTTTAGTCCTTGGCGCTTAGTGCTAATCTGTGTGATGCAATTTATGGAGGAACTGTCAGATCGGCAAGCAGCAGAGGCAGTCCGCAGCCGAATCGATTGGAAATATGTCTTAGCTTTGGAGTTGACTGACCCTGGGTTTGATTTTAGTGTACTGTGCGAGTTTCGAGCGCGGTTAATTGCCGGAGGTAGCGAGCAACAGTTATTGGATACGCTGCTCAAGCAGTTCAAGGAGCGGGGTTGGCTGAAAGCAAGAGGGAAACAGCGCACCGACTCAACACATGTGCTGGCGAGCATCCGCACCCTGAACCGACTTGAAAGCGTAGGCGAGACCCTGCGTGCTGCACTCAACACTTTGGCTACCGTTGCTGCCGACTGGTTGTGTTCCTGGATTCCACAGGAGTGGTTTGACCGCTATGGGCATGCAGTAGACGAATATCGTTTGCCCAAAGGCATTGCGGCACGCAAGGAGTACGCCCAAACTATTGGCTGTGACGGAATGCATCTGTTGATAGCTATTTACGATGATGAAACAACACCTCAATGGCTACGGCAAATACCCGTTGTGGAGATTCTCCGGCAAACGTGGGTGCATCAATATTATATGGAGAATGGTCAAGTGTGCTGGCGGGAGAAAGCAGACTTACCACCAGCAGGCAACCGCTTTGACTCCCCCTACGACCCTGATGCCCGTTATGGCAACAAGCGCTCTACCACTTGGACGGGCTATAAAGTGCACATTACTGAAACATGTGATGTTGACGAGGTTCATCTAATTACTAATGTGGAGACAACCCATGCCCATCTTTCTGATGTGGAGCAGACAGAGCCTATTCATGAAGCACTTTCCGCTAAAGCATTGCTGCCAACAGAGCATATTGTAGATGCTGGTTATGTTGATGGAGAGCTGCTGATTAGTAGTAAAGTCGAGCATGGAGTAGATCTCATTGGTCCTGTACGTCCGAATACAAGTTGGCAGGCTAAAATTTCTGGTGGATACGATAATAGTCAATTTATCGTCAACTGGGATGCGCACACAGTTACCTGTCCTCAAGGTCAAACAAGTACCACTTGGACTCCCAGTGACGATAAGTGGGGTAATGCTGGAATTAACGTCAAGTTTTCTCGCCCAGTCTGCCGAGTCTGTAATTCTCGGTCTTTATGCACTGGCTCAAAAACCGATCCACGATTCATTAGATTGCGCCCCCAGGCTGAACATCAAGCTATTCAATCGATTCGACAGCAACAACAGACAGCGGAATGGAAACAACGCTACAACCGACGGGCTGGAGTTGAAGGGACTATATCACAAGGGATTCGGTCCTTTGGTCTGCGGCGAGCACGTTACATTGGCTTGGCAAAAGCCCGATTACAGCACATTATGACGGCTGTAGCAATTAATCTAGTTCGCGTGGTTGCCTGGTTGCGCGGTATTCCCCATGCAAAAACCAGAACCTCACGATTTGCTGCCCTAGCTCCAACTTGA
- a CDS encoding sodium:solute symporter family protein, producing the protein MAEFWTVWLVTLSFGLYIYIGWRSRVKDSSGFYVAGQGVPQIANGAATAADWMSAASFISMAGLISTLGYDGSIYLMGWTGGYVLLALLLAPYLRKFGKYTVPDFVGDRYYSNAARLVAVVAALFVSLTYVAGQMRGVGIVFSRFLQVDISMGVIIGMVVVAFFSVLGGMKGITWTQVAQYGVLIVAYLIPAAAIAYILTGNPIPQLAFTFSDIVGKLNRIQLDLGFKEYSQPFANRSQLDVLFTTLALMVGTAGLPHVIVRFYTVPNVRAARYSAGWALLFIALLYTSAPALATFARYNLISTLHNQPITEVRQLDWANKWEKTKLLTFDDKNNDGRIELTPDKNTSEITIDPDIIVLSTPEVARLAPWVIELVAAGGLAAALSTASGLLLVISSSVAHDIYYRIINPNASETQRVFVGRIMVGLAVVLAGYFGINPPGFVAQVVAFAFGLAAASFFPAIVLGIFDKRTNREGAIAGMIVGLIFTLFYIVGAKFYGMQPWLFGISPEGIGTVGMMINFIVTLIVSRLTPPPPIGVQEMVEDLRSPAQVELPVKILH; encoded by the coding sequence ATGGCAGAATTTTGGACTGTTTGGTTAGTTACCCTTTCTTTCGGGTTATATATTTACATCGGATGGCGATCGCGCGTCAAAGATAGTTCCGGCTTTTACGTCGCTGGGCAAGGTGTCCCCCAGATTGCAAATGGGGCGGCGACTGCGGCGGATTGGATGTCGGCGGCTTCTTTTATCTCGATGGCGGGGTTAATTTCGACTCTGGGCTACGATGGCTCGATTTATTTGATGGGTTGGACTGGCGGTTACGTGTTGCTGGCACTCCTACTTGCTCCATATCTGCGCAAGTTTGGTAAGTATACCGTGCCGGATTTTGTCGGCGATCGCTACTACTCCAACGCCGCCAGGTTAGTCGCGGTTGTTGCTGCTTTATTTGTCTCTTTAACTTATGTCGCCGGACAAATGCGAGGCGTGGGAATTGTCTTCAGCCGCTTTCTCCAAGTCGATATCAGCATGGGCGTGATTATTGGGATGGTGGTGGTGGCGTTCTTCTCAGTTTTGGGGGGGATGAAAGGTATTACCTGGACGCAAGTAGCCCAGTATGGTGTTTTGATTGTGGCTTATTTGATTCCAGCAGCGGCGATCGCTTATATTCTCACTGGCAATCCAATTCCGCAACTCGCCTTTACTTTTAGCGATATTGTGGGCAAGCTGAATCGAATTCAGTTGGATTTGGGTTTTAAAGAGTACTCGCAACCATTTGCTAACAGATCTCAGTTGGACGTGCTGTTCACTACCCTCGCCTTGATGGTAGGGACGGCAGGACTACCCCACGTAATTGTTAGATTTTACACGGTTCCTAATGTCAGAGCAGCGCGTTATTCGGCAGGTTGGGCATTGTTATTTATCGCCCTACTTTATACCAGCGCTCCCGCCTTGGCAACTTTCGCTCGTTACAACTTAATTAGCACTTTGCACAACCAGCCAATTACCGAAGTGCGACAGTTAGACTGGGCGAATAAATGGGAAAAAACCAAGTTATTAACCTTTGACGACAAGAATAATGATGGACGAATTGAGCTAACACCAGATAAAAATACGAGCGAAATTACGATCGACCCCGATATTATTGTCTTGTCTACGCCAGAAGTGGCTAGGTTAGCTCCTTGGGTGATTGAACTGGTTGCTGCTGGGGGATTAGCCGCAGCTTTATCTACGGCTAGTGGTTTGCTGTTGGTAATTTCTAGTTCTGTTGCCCACGATATTTACTACCGCATCATCAATCCCAATGCCTCAGAAACCCAAAGGGTGTTTGTCGGTCGAATTATGGTAGGTTTAGCCGTCGTACTGGCGGGGTATTTTGGGATCAATCCGCCTGGATTTGTGGCGCAAGTGGTAGCGTTTGCCTTTGGCTTAGCGGCTGCTAGCTTTTTCCCCGCAATCGTGCTGGGGATTTTTGACAAACGCACGAATCGAGAAGGGGCGATCGCGGGGATGATAGTTGGTTTAATCTTTACTCTGTTCTACATCGTCGGGGCGAAGTTTTACGGGATGCAACCTTGGTTATTTGGGATTTCTCCCGAAGGGATCGGCACTGTCGGGATGATGATTAACTTTATCGTTACCCTGATCGTTTCCCGCCTGACTCCACCACCACCAATTGGCGTACAAGAAATGGTAGAAGATTTGAGATCGCCTGCTCAAGTGGAATTACCCGTTAAAATATTGCATTAA